A genomic segment from Malus domestica chromosome 05, GDT2T_hap1 encodes:
- the LOC108173847 gene encoding transcription factor ABORTED MICROSPORES-like, translating to MDLYLCFICFLVSSFALVAFFLPTCAGKRGGMNMMMTLPSLRQMRGSLVRLKSWKPSEDQRNEKVPQSNFEAEMKRRNKINDIYHILRTLLPNNTGMDRASVIGDTIAYVSKLQRQVKELQKELECNSNGGGKETSYICGNNGNLQSEFLRQIETIIANTPENEKMEPQVEVTELDVNEFSVTVLCEHKPGGFVRLMEALDTLGLEVTYANATSFKTLIFNVFKVQKNDSTSKIVQADHVKDSLLEITQKLSMESIIRVA from the exons ATGGATCTCTACCTTTGCTTTATCTGCTTCCTCGTTTCTTCTTTCGCCCTCGTCGCGTTTTTCTTACCGACATGTGCAGGCAAAAGAG GTGGCATGAACATGATGATGACCCTGCCAAGCCTCAGACAGATGCGTGGATCTCTAGTGCGTTTGAAAAGTTGGAAACCGAGTGAAGACCAAAG GAATGAAAAAGTACCTCAATCAAACTTTGAAGCTGAAATGAAGAGAAGGAATAAGATTAACGACATATACCATATCCTTCGCACTTTGCTTCCCAACAATACTGGG ATGGACAGAGCTTCCGTCATCGGGGACACAATTGCATACGTGTCGAAGTTGCAGAGGCAAGTAAAAGAACTTCAAAAAGAGCTTGAATGTAACTCAAATGGTGGAGGAAAGGAAACTAGTTATATTTGTGGAAACAATGGCAATTTACAATCAGAGTTTCTCCGTCAAATTGAAACTATCATTGCAAACACACCAGAAAATGAAAAGATGGAG CCACAAGTGGAAGTAACTGAGTTGGATGTTAATGAATTCTCTGTGACTGTATTATGTGAGCACAAGCCAGGAGGGTTTGTAAGACTGATGGAGGCATTGGATACTTTAGGCTTGGAAGTAACCTATGCAAATGCGACTAGCTTCAAAACCCTGATCTTTAATGTCTTTAAAGTACAG AAAAATGACAGTACCAGTAAAATAGTTCAAGCTGATCATGTTAAGGACTCTTTGCTGGAGATAACTCAGAAACTGTCAATGGAATCCATCATAAGGGTGGCCTGA
- the LOC103410633 gene encoding transcription factor ABORTED MICROSPORES-like, translated as MKIIMQNLIDRLRPLVGLKGWDYCVLWKLSEDQRFIEWMDCCCSGTDGNTQTNGGQELLFPVYPVLPCRDIMHHSRTNSCDLLAQLPSSLPLESGIYAQALISNQIIWLNSTNRDLSHMERDETRVLVPSGGGLIELFVSRDVSEDQQVIDFITAQCNISHEQDILLSASCNASFTVDINNMSNDIRPKAFLVDDNGGNDHLNNNHSFQQQPVLPAMALDHNSNLPCDISVDQIRLCSTSPMNFLQNSNNNNVYNFDQGSHESLGEMGLQADTNAQNLHNNIQVNEGIENIEQQVVDDQDSIKHEGGRTADHSASDCSDQFDDDGGTNYRRRTGKKPQSKNLVAERKRRKKLNERLYHLRSLVPNISKMDKASILGDAIEFVKELQRQEKELQEELEQHSDDGGSKKRKSNNICGNHTNFQPETLSQNGNTTANKQENDELPNGFRVGTAGDIGNISKQKNQDSDITKDRGQEMEPQVGVTQLDGNEFFVTVFCEHKPGGFVRLMEALDSLGLEVTNANVTSFRSLVSNVFKVEKKDTEIVQADHVRDSLLEITRNPSSKGWPEMIAKASGNVSPLDHFQHDHHQQHQLHDYHASSYHLQHLYS; from the exons ATGAAAATCATTATGCAAAATCTGATTGATAGGCTTAGACCCCTTGTGGGTTTGAAAGGCTGGGATTATTGTGTTCTATGGAAATTGAGTGAAGACCAAAG gtTTATTGAATGGATGGACTGTTGTTGTTCTGGGACTGATGGAAACACTCAGACAAATGGAGGACAAGAGCTTCTTTTTCCAGTTTATCCTGTCCTTCCATGCCGGGATATAATGCACCACTCACGAACTAATTCTTGTGATCTTCTTGCCCAGCTTCCTTCTTCCCTGCCCTTAGAATCTGG GATTTATGCACAGGCATTAATTTCAAACCAGATCATTTGGTTGAACTCTACCAATAGAGATTTAAGTCATATG GAAAGAGATGAGACCAGGGTTTTGGTTCCAAGTGGTGGAGGGCTGATTGAGCTGTTTGTCTCTAGAGAT GTCTCTGAAGACCAACAAGTGATTGACTTTATCACTGCCCAATGCAACATTTCACATGAGCAAGATATCCTGCTTAGTGCAAGCTGCAATGCAAGCTTCACCGTGGATATAAACAACATGAGCAATGACATACGACCAAAGGCATTTCTTGTAGATGATAATGGGGGAAATGATCATCTAAACAACAATCATAGTTTCCAGCAGCAACCTGTTTTACCGGCAATGGCATTGGATCACAATTCGAATTTGCCATGCGATATCTCAGTTGACCAAATCCGCCTATGCAGCACTTCCCCAATGAATTTCCTCCAAAATAGTAACAATAATAATGTCTATAATTTTGATCAGGGTTCACATGAGTCTTTGGGAGAGATGGGGCTTCAAGCTGATACTAATGCACAAAACTTGCATAATAATATTCAAGTTAATGAGGGAATAGAAAACATTGAGCAGCAGGTTGTGGATGATCAAGACTCAATTAAACACGAGGGTGGAAGAACTGCTGATCATTCAGCTTCAGATTGCAGTGATCAGTTTGATGATGATGGTGGCACGAATTATAGGAGAAGAACAGGAAAAAAGCCTCAGTCAAAAAACCTTGTGGcggagaggaagagaaggaagaaactTAATGAGAGGCTCTATCACCTCCGCTCATTGGTTCCCAACATTTCTAAG ATGGACAAGGCTTCCATACTCGGGGACGCGATTGAGTTCGTGAAGGAGTTGCagaggcaagaaaaagaactccAAGAGGAGCTTGAACAGCATTCAGATGATGGAGGATCTAAGAAAAGGAAATCCAATAATATCTGTGGAAACCACACCAATTTCCAGCCAGAAACTCTGAGTCAAAACGGAAATACCACTGCaaataaacaagaaaatgatgagCTTCCAAATGGGTTTCGTGTGGGAACAGCAGGAGACATTGGCAATATCTCTAAACAAAAAAACCAAGACTCAGATATTACTAAGGACAGGGGACAAGAGATGGAG CCACAAGTAGGGGTTACTCAGTTGGATGGAAATGAATTCTTTGTGACTGTATTCTGTGAGCACAAGCCAGGAGGGTTTGTGAGATTGATGGAGGCATTGGATTCTTTAGGCTTGGAAGTGACCAATGCAAATGTGACTAGCTTCAGAAGCCTTGTCTCTAACGTCTTCAAAGTAGAG AAAAAGGACACTGAAATAGTTCAAGCTGATCATGTGAGGGACTCATTGCTCGAGATAACAAGGAATCCATCATCAAAAGGGTGGCCTGAGATGATTGCTAAAGCATCAGGGAATGTCAGTCCATTGGATCATTTTCAGCATGATCATCACCAACAACACCAGCTCCACGATTACCATGCTTCTTCATACCACCTACAACACCTTTATAGTTAA